One segment of Rhodothermus profundi DNA contains the following:
- a CDS encoding sugar phosphate isomerase/epimerase family protein produces MNRRHFLRTAGGLTLGSLATIALGCRPSDETSQAASGAPAGTRRLERIGLQLYTVRTLMAQNVPRTLERVAEIGYQEVEFAGYFNYTPQELRQMLDHLGLSAPATHVPYQALEANLEATLETAQVLGHRYVVVPWLPPEQRQTLDDYRRWAERFNRWGEACKAAGVQFAYHNHDFEFAPVEEQIPYDVLLAETDADLVKMELDLYWITYAGHDPIPYLQQYPGRFLLCHVKDMTADRQMVDVGQGTIDFARIFAQAVGTQLQHYFVEHDQPEDPLASIRRSYEYLAQLRF; encoded by the coding sequence ATGAACCGACGCCACTTTCTGCGAACGGCTGGAGGGCTCACGCTGGGAAGTCTGGCGACCATCGCGCTGGGTTGCCGTCCCTCCGATGAAACCTCGCAGGCTGCCTCGGGCGCTCCAGCAGGCACGCGGCGCCTGGAACGCATCGGCCTGCAACTCTACACGGTGCGGACGCTTATGGCGCAGAACGTACCGCGAACGCTTGAACGCGTGGCCGAGATCGGCTACCAGGAGGTAGAGTTCGCAGGCTATTTCAACTATACCCCTCAGGAATTACGCCAGATGCTTGACCATCTGGGCCTTTCAGCTCCTGCTACACATGTGCCCTATCAGGCGCTTGAAGCAAATCTGGAAGCTACGCTGGAGACCGCTCAGGTGCTGGGACATCGCTATGTAGTGGTGCCCTGGCTGCCTCCTGAGCAGCGTCAGACTCTCGACGACTATCGGCGCTGGGCCGAACGCTTTAACCGCTGGGGCGAAGCCTGTAAAGCAGCCGGGGTGCAGTTTGCCTATCACAACCACGACTTTGAGTTTGCTCCGGTTGAAGAGCAGATTCCCTACGATGTGCTCCTGGCCGAAACGGATGCCGATCTGGTCAAAATGGAGCTGGACCTGTACTGGATCACCTATGCCGGCCATGATCCTATACCGTACCTCCAACAATATCCTGGACGCTTTCTGCTCTGCCATGTAAAAGACATGACGGCAGATCGACAGATGGTAGATGTTGGACAGGGGACGATCGACTTTGCCCGCATTTTTGCGCAGGCAGTCGGCACCCAGCTCCAGCATTATTTCGTGGAGCACGATCAACCTGAAGATCCGCTGGCCAGCATCCGGCGGAGCTACGAATACCTTGCGCAATTGCGTTTCTAA
- a CDS encoding Gfo/Idh/MocA family protein: MPLSRKLRYGMVGGGPGAFIGAVHRKAAALDGEIELVAGAFSSDPDKSRHMGALLHLDPRRVYRSYEEMAEKEAALPPEERIDFVSIVTPNHLHYPIAKTFIEAGFHVVCDKPMTTTLEDAEDLCRLVARHNVLFALTHNYSGYPMVKQARALVQEGLLGDIRKIVVEYPQGWLATPLEQTGQKQAAWRTDPRRAGAGALGDIGSHAEHLARYITGLELDRLCADITTFVSGRQVEDDANLLVHYQNGARGILYASQVSVGEENNLRIRIYGTRASLEWHQEEPNYLYVRYPDRPEEVYKRGNEYLAPAARRASRLPAGHPEAFIEAFANIYLNFARTLKARLAGEKPDPLDLDFPTVQDGARGVHFILTALESGRRRAWVDARYTPPEA; encoded by the coding sequence ATGCCGTTGTCTCGTAAACTTCGATACGGAATGGTCGGAGGAGGGCCCGGAGCGTTTATCGGGGCCGTCCATCGCAAGGCCGCCGCGCTGGATGGGGAGATTGAGCTGGTGGCCGGGGCGTTCTCGTCAGATCCAGACAAGTCGCGTCACATGGGGGCCCTGCTCCATCTGGATCCCCGACGCGTGTACCGTTCCTATGAGGAGATGGCCGAAAAGGAGGCGGCTCTGCCCCCTGAAGAACGCATTGACTTTGTTTCCATTGTTACACCTAACCATCTGCATTACCCCATTGCTAAGACGTTCATTGAGGCCGGCTTCCATGTAGTGTGTGACAAACCCATGACCACTACGCTGGAAGATGCCGAAGATCTGTGCCGACTGGTAGCCCGCCACAACGTGCTCTTTGCACTGACTCACAACTACTCGGGCTATCCCATGGTCAAACAGGCGCGGGCTCTGGTGCAGGAGGGTCTGCTGGGCGATATCCGCAAGATTGTGGTCGAATATCCGCAGGGTTGGCTGGCCACGCCCCTGGAGCAGACCGGCCAGAAGCAGGCAGCCTGGCGTACGGATCCCAGACGGGCCGGCGCCGGTGCCCTGGGGGATATCGGATCGCACGCCGAGCATCTGGCGCGCTACATCACCGGCCTGGAGCTGGATCGGCTCTGCGCCGATATTACAACGTTCGTTTCCGGACGCCAGGTCGAAGATGACGCGAACCTGCTTGTGCACTACCAGAACGGCGCGCGGGGTATTCTATACGCTTCTCAGGTATCGGTCGGCGAGGAAAATAACCTGCGCATTCGGATCTATGGCACCCGAGCCTCCCTGGAGTGGCACCAGGAAGAACCGAATTACCTGTACGTGCGCTATCCGGATCGGCCCGAGGAAGTCTACAAGCGAGGAAACGAATACCTGGCACCGGCTGCCCGGCGCGCTTCACGGCTGCCCGCCGGTCATCCTGAAGCTTTTATCGAAGCGTTTGCCAACATTTACCTGAATTTTGCGCGGACGCTCAAAGCGCGGCTGGCAGGTGAAAAACCCGATCCGCTGGATCTGGACTTTCCAACGGTGCAGGATGGGGCGCGAGGCGTGCATTTCATCCTGACGGCCCTGGAAAGTGGCCGCCGCCGCGCCTGGGTGGATGCACGCTACACGCCTCCAGAAGCATAA
- a CDS encoding sugar phosphate isomerase/epimerase family protein encodes MARPVTLFTGQWADLPLETLAKKASEWGYDGLELACWGDHFDVQRALQEEGYCEQRLELLARYGLKVWAISNHLVGQAVCDLIDERHRAILPPHVWGDGDPEGVRQRAAQEMMDTARAAAKLGVKVVNGFTGSSIWHLLYAFPPLLPGMIERGYEDFARRWNPILDVFEEVGVRFALEVHPTEIAFDIASAERTLEAIGYRESFGFNYDPSHLGYQGVDYVAFIERFADRIYHVHMKDVWWSPVPRRSGVFGGHLPFGHRDRYWDFRSIGRGNIRFEEIIRALNRIGYDGPLSIEWEDIGMEREHGAREACARVKALDFPPSAAAFDAAFARERQP; translated from the coding sequence ATGGCACGACCGGTTACTCTGTTTACCGGACAATGGGCTGACCTGCCGTTGGAGACGCTCGCCAAAAAGGCCAGCGAATGGGGCTACGACGGCCTGGAACTGGCCTGCTGGGGCGACCACTTCGACGTGCAACGCGCCCTCCAAGAAGAAGGTTATTGCGAGCAGCGACTGGAATTGCTGGCACGCTACGGGTTGAAGGTCTGGGCCATCAGCAATCACCTGGTGGGACAGGCCGTCTGCGACCTTATCGATGAACGACACAGAGCAATTCTGCCGCCGCACGTCTGGGGCGACGGCGACCCGGAAGGCGTGCGGCAGCGCGCGGCGCAGGAAATGATGGACACCGCTCGAGCGGCCGCTAAGCTGGGAGTCAAGGTCGTCAATGGTTTTACTGGCAGTAGTATCTGGCATCTCCTGTACGCTTTTCCGCCCCTGCTACCCGGCATGATTGAAAGAGGCTACGAAGATTTTGCCCGCCGCTGGAATCCCATCCTGGATGTGTTTGAGGAAGTGGGCGTGCGCTTCGCGCTTGAAGTGCACCCAACCGAGATTGCCTTCGACATTGCGTCGGCCGAGCGCACCCTGGAAGCCATTGGATATCGCGAATCCTTCGGCTTTAACTACGACCCGAGCCACCTGGGATACCAGGGCGTTGACTACGTGGCGTTTATCGAACGCTTTGCGGACCGCATCTATCACGTGCACATGAAGGACGTCTGGTGGTCGCCCGTCCCCAGACGCTCCGGAGTCTTCGGAGGACACCTGCCTTTCGGGCACCGCGACCGCTACTGGGATTTCCGCTCGATTGGCCGCGGTAATATCCGGTTCGAGGAGATTATTCGGGCGCTGAACCGGATTGGCTATGACGGACCGCTTTCTATCGAGTGGGAGGATATCGGAATGGAACGGGAGCACGGCGCCCGCGAAGCCTGCGCGCGCGTAAAGGCCCTGGACTTCCCCCCGTCGGCCGCTGCCTTTGACGCCGCCTTCGCTCGTGAACGCCAGCCGTAG
- a CDS encoding ThuA domain-containing protein translates to MHLLRLLLGGLLAWSACSLAGKDPAEKPAAFQVLVFSRTEGYRHASIPDGIAALRALGAEHGFSVIATEDPDYFHPDSLARFAVVVFLNTTGDVLDSLQQVAFQAYIQQGGGFVGIHAASDTEYDWPWYGKLVGAYFKNHPRIQEAVVRVVDPGHPSTQALPASWRRTDEWYNFRENPRLSGVQVLAVVDESTYEGGQMGEDHPISWYHTYAGGRAWYTAMGHTKESYAEPLFRQHLLGGILWAAGRAR, encoded by the coding sequence ATGCACTTGCTTCGTCTGTTGCTGGGAGGATTGCTGGCGTGGAGCGCCTGCTCGCTGGCCGGAAAGGATCCCGCTGAAAAACCTGCCGCCTTTCAGGTGTTGGTCTTCAGCCGGACGGAAGGCTACCGGCACGCGTCCATTCCAGATGGGATTGCGGCGCTTCGGGCACTTGGGGCCGAACACGGATTCTCGGTAATCGCTACAGAGGATCCGGACTATTTTCATCCCGACTCGCTGGCTCGGTTTGCGGTGGTGGTCTTTTTAAATACCACAGGCGACGTGCTCGACTCGCTTCAGCAGGTGGCATTTCAGGCGTACATCCAGCAGGGAGGTGGATTTGTAGGAATCCATGCGGCCAGCGACACCGAGTACGACTGGCCCTGGTATGGTAAGCTGGTCGGTGCGTACTTCAAAAACCATCCGCGTATTCAGGAAGCTGTCGTACGTGTTGTGGACCCGGGACATCCATCCACGCAGGCGCTTCCCGCAAGCTGGAGGCGCACCGACGAATGGTACAACTTCCGTGAAAATCCGCGCCTCAGTGGCGTGCAGGTGCTGGCCGTGGTGGATGAAAGCACCTATGAAGGAGGGCAAATGGGCGAAGATCACCCGATTTCGTGGTATCACACCTATGCGGGCGGACGGGCCTGGTACACGGCGATGGGACATACAAAGGAAAGCTATGCAGAACCGCTTTTTCGACAGCACCTGCTGGGCGGTATTCTGTGGGCAGCCGGACGGGCACGCTGA
- a CDS encoding FmdB family zinc ribbon protein: protein MPTYVYRREDGTTFEIEQRITDPPLTHCPTTGQRVERIITGSAGLIFKGSGFYLTDYARKGNSNSSNGNKAKSETTSSGDKSN, encoded by the coding sequence ATGCCGACCTACGTGTACCGTCGTGAGGATGGAACCACTTTTGAAATCGAACAACGCATTACCGATCCACCGCTGACGCACTGCCCGACCACCGGTCAACGCGTTGAGCGGATTATCACGGGATCGGCCGGGTTGATCTTCAAAGGGAGTGGCTTTTATCTGACCGACTACGCTCGCAAAGGCAACAGCAACAGCTCAAACGGCAACAAAGCCAAAAGCGAAACGACCTCTTCAGGGGACAAAAGTAACTGA